The following proteins come from a genomic window of Salvia hispanica cultivar TCC Black 2014 chromosome 4, UniMelb_Shisp_WGS_1.0, whole genome shotgun sequence:
- the LOC125221464 gene encoding probable LRR receptor-like serine/threonine-protein kinase At3g47570 yields MAIMMTILHSIALFFLFFNTPPLVTCSSNQTDQLSLLAIKSSLQDPQGALSSWNQTLPFCSWRGIQCRDNRVVTLTLPSLGLVGSLSPHIGNLSLLTNITLANNFFGGTIPVEITLLGRLQFLDFSNNSFMGELPKNLSQCINLVQFAFYINHLSGTIPNELGFLPKLEAILFSSNRFSGVIPSSVGNITTLQELSLGACRLTGEIPESLGRLGLLTFLQLSQNNFTGTIPHALFNLTNIYYFDVSVNSLHGVIPSTIGDTLPNLAFLFLAQNQFSGPIPNSISNASLIVWIILSINQFSGPVPNLERLTLIEEFLLDSNLIEDDMSFISSLTNSTNLESFDVSKNMLIGSLPESLANLSVLVNFFDIHKNQIHGNIPLGIGNLVNLGTVDLSHNLLDGQIPMSISKLSNLRSLFMGRNRFNGKLPSLFGNMTLLSEFQLEGNDLSGNLPSNLGNLSNLLELDLSENNFTGLIPQEIMRLSSVSIVLNLSHNAFEGSIPSEVGSLRNLAALDLSSNRLSGVIPTSLSSCVSLERLYLDENLLQGEIPAGMSTLMGLLELDLSRNNLSGSIPSFLGNLKLEKLNLSFNKLQGEVPSRGVFTNLSSISLDGNQGFCGGIEELKFPTCKGVKSSKAKLSTLWKILIPIMVIGGLCIVILVFLKCKKTEENPRPVVSSEDAFGGQLLRLSYADLLKATNGFSESNVVGFGRFGSVYKVVLDDEKDIVVAVKVLNLDVRGASKTFMAECRSLGGIRHRNLVKLVSVCDSVDFKGNDFKALVYEFKVNGSLDKWLHNNDEENGEDLKSLSIIQRLNIALDIAHGIKYLHFGSDSSIIHGDLKPSNVLLDHDMVACVGDFGLAKIASNILSSSYESNTSSFGIKGTLGYLPPEYGTFGSISMQGDVYSFGIILLEMFINKRPTNDLFGGEVNLHRYVSSALPHGLMDIIDPRLEMGGLKMEFVGRILNIGVSCSKENPRDRMPITLVENELADILAQLQPFSLDV; encoded by the exons ATGGCAATCATGATGACAATTCTTCATTCTATAGCActcttcttcttgttcttcaatACCCCTCCACTTGTAACATGTTCCAGCAACCAAACTGACCAACTTTCTTTACTAGCCATCAAATCCAGCCTCCAAGATCCACAAGGAGCTCTCTCTTCATGGAACCAAACACTCCCCTTCTGCAGCTGGAGAGGCATCCAATGCCGCGACAACAGAGTCGTCACCTTAACCTTGCCCTCTCTAGGCCTCGTCGGAAGCCTCTCCCCGCACATAGGTAACCTCTCTCTTCTCACCAACATCACCCTCGCTAACAACTTTTTCGGAGGCACAATTCCTGTAGAAATCACTCTGTTAGGCAGGCTTCAGTTTCTAGATTTTAGCAACAACTCTTTCATGGGTGAATTACCCAAAAATTTGTCCCAATGCATCAACCTTGTGCAGTTTGCCTTCTACATTAATCACCTTTCCGGAACCATTCCTAATGAACTAGGTTTCTTGCCCAAACTTGAAGctatattattttcaagtAACCGATTTTCCGGGGTCATCCCTTCATCCGTTGGTAACATAACAACCCTCCAAGAGCTGTCTTTAGGAGCGTGCCGATTGACTGGAGAGATTCCCGAGTCACTCGGCCGCCTCGGCCTCCTCACTTTTCTTCAATTGagtcaaaataatttcactgGTACTATTCCTCATGCTCTGTTTAATCtaactaatatttattattttgatgtttctGTTAATAGTCTTCATGGAGTTATTCCTTCTACTATTGGTGACACACTTCCTAAtcttgcttttctttttcttgcaCAAAACCAATTTAGTGGGCCAATTCCTAACTCCATTTCAAATGCTTCATTGATTGTATGGATCATCTTGtccattaatcaatttagtgGACCTGTACCAAATCTTGAGAGGCTTACTTTGATTGAAGAGTTCTTATTGGATTCGAACTTGATTGAAGATGATATGAGCTTCATTTCATCATTGACAAATTCGACCAATTTAGAAAGTTTTGATGTTAGTAAGAACATGTTGATTGGTTCTTTGCCGGAATCCTTAGCCAATTTGTCTGTTCTTGTCAATTTCTTTGATATACACAAGAATCAGATACATGGAAACATTCCTTTAGGAATCGGAAACCTTGTCAATCTTGGTACAGTTGATCTGTCTCACAATCTTCTTGATGGCCAAATTCCCATGTCAATATCAAAGCTCTCGAACTTGCGTAGCCTTTTTATGGGAAGAAACAGATTCAATGGCAAACTGCCATCACTGTTTGGAAACATGACTCTTTTGAGTGAATTCCAGTTAGAAGGGAATGATCTTTCTGGAAATTTGCCTTCCAATCTTGGCAACTTGTCCAACTTGCTAGAGTTAGACCTCTCTGAAAATAACTTCACTGGATTGATCCCTCAAGAAATCATGAGACTTTCGTCTGTTTCCATTGTGCTAAATCTGTCTCACAATGCCTTTGAGGGTTCTATTCCAAGTGAAGTTGGTTCTTTGAGAAACCTCGCGGCTTTGGACTTGTCTAGCAACAGACTGTCTGGAGTGATTCCCACCTCTTTGAGCAGTTGCGTGAGCTTGGAACGCCTCTACCTCGATGAGAATCTTCTTCAAGGTGAGATTCCTGCAGGAATGAGCACTTTGATGGGCTTGCTAGAGTTGGATCTTTCGCGGAACAATCTATCTGGATCAATTCCCTCGTTTTTGGGGAATTTGAAGCTTGAGAAGCTGAACTTGTCCTTCAATAAGCTACAAGGAGAAGTTCCATCTAGAGGAGTTTTTACGAACTTAAGTTCGATATCTCTTGATGGAAACCAAGGTTTTTGTGGTGGAATTGAAGAGTTGAAGTTCCCTACTTGCAAGGGAGTCAAATCCTCCAAGGCAAAACTGTCTACGTTGTGGAAGATCTTGATCCCTATAATGGTTATTGGAGGATTGTGTATTGTGATTCTAGTATTTCTCAAGTGCAAGAAAACAGAAGAAAATCCTCGACCCGTTGTTTCATCGGAGGATGCTTTTGGTGGCCAACTATTGAGGCTTTCTTATGCAGATCTCCTCAAAGCAACAAATGGATTCTCTGAGAGTAACGTGGTTGGTTTTGGGAGATTCGGGTCCGTTTACAAAGTTGTGCTCGATGATGAGAAAGACATAGTTGTAGCAGTCAAAGTGCTTAATCTTGATGTCAGAGGGGCCTCAAAGACATTCATGGCAGAGTGCAGATCATTGGGAGGCATAAGACATAGGAATTTGGTGAAACTTGTAAGTGTTTGTGATAGTGTTGACTTCAAAGGCAATGATTTCAAAGCATTGGTGTATGAATTCAAAGTCAATGGGAGTCTAGACAAATGGCTTCACAACAATGATGAAGAAAATGGTGAAGATTTGAAGAGTCTTAGCATAATCCAAAGGCTTAACATTGCCTTAGATATTGCTCATGGGATTAAATACCTTCACTTTGGTAGTGACTCATCCATCATCCATGGTGATTTGAAGCCGAGCAACGTTCTCTTAGATCATGACATGGTTGCTTGTGTTGGGGATTTCGGATTAGCTAAGATTGCCTCAAACATACTTTCATCGTCATATGAAAGCAACACGAGTTCCTTTGGGATCAAGGGTACCTTAGGCTATCTCCCTCCAG AATATGGCACGTTTGGCTCGATTTCTATGCAAGGGGATGTGTATAGCTTCGGGATCATCCTTCTAGAGATGTTCATAAATAAAAGACCAACAAATGATTTGTTTGGTGGTGAGGTAAATCTCCATAGATATGTGAGCTCTGCTTTACCACATGGATTAATGGATATTATTGATCCACGATTAGAGATGGGAGGTTTGAAAATGGAGTTTGTTGGGCGTATTTTGAATATCGGTGTGTCATGCTCAAAGGAGAATCCAAGAGATAGAATGCCAATTACTCTTGTTGAAAATGAGTTGGCTGACATTCTAGCTCAACTACAACCTTTTTCTTTGGATGTATGA
- the LOC125185496 gene encoding cis-muuroladiene synthase-like: protein MAILSCLSDVRPPMTIHQPSIWADTFTNFSFDEKKQQKYADAIEELKEEARDMLMAATAPLNQLILIDTIERLGLAYLFETEIEHKLQQITHDDDLLHHSDLFTTSLGFRLLRQHRHHISCDVFNKFVNKDGMFEEGDVEGMLSLYDAAHVRFNDENMLKEAADFTRHYLSSREAELESHLKDRVKRALKRPLHRDIPIVYARIFISIYEKDPSRNELLLKLAKLNFNFLQNIYRKELSQVTRWWNKYDLMSKIPYTRDRVVEAYAWGVGYHYEPQYSYVRMGIAKIILFIGVLDDTYDNYATINEAQLFTQILDSWTTNEVDRLPQYMRIVYQFILSVYEEYEFDATQFGKRFAAPYFKEMVQRLGRAYNQELKWIMGRQLPSFQDYLENSEITSVVYIMFAAIIPGFKSLTQETIDWIRSMPKLAKPTSRIGRYYDDNGTHERESKGGQMLTVMDCYMQEYGVTRQEAVSKFVELIEETWYDLNKDWVETTFVPREIAIQFINYARNSEANYNRNSADGYSDPHVVKEDVVALFINSIVI, encoded by the exons atggctATCTTAAGCTGCTTGAGTGATGTGAGGCCTCCGATGACCATTCATCAGCCAAGCATTTGGGCTGATActttcactaacttttcttttgaCGAAAag AAACAACAAAAGTATGCAGATGCAATCGAAGAATTGAAGGAAGAAGCAAGAGACATGTTAATGGCTGCAACAGCTCCTCTCAACCAATTGATATTAATCGACACAATCGAGCGGCTAGGATTGGCCTATCTTTTTGAGACCGAAATCgaacacaaactccaacaAATCACACACGACGATGACCTTCTTCACCACTCCGATTTATTCACTACATCACTTGGATTTCGCTTGCTCAGGCAACACCGCCACCACATTTCTTGCG ATGTTTTCAACAAGTTTGTTAACAAGGATGGTATGTTCGAAGAAGGCGACGTTGAAGGAATGCTAAGCTTGTATGATGCAGCTCATGTTCGATTTAACGATGAGAACATGCTAAAAGAGGCTGCCGATTTTACAAGGCATTACTTGAGTAGTCGCGAAGCAGAGTTAGAGTCTCACCTTAAAGATAGAGTGAAGCGGGCTTTGAAGCGCCCGCTTCATAGAGATATTCCCATCGTCTACGCACGAATTTTCATCTctatatatgaaaaagatCCCTCAAGAAATGAACTTCTTCTCAAACTAGCAAAACTCAACTTCAACTTTTTGCAGAATATATACAGGAAAGAACTCTCCCAAGTCACCAG GTGGTGGAACAAGTATGATCTAATGTCAAAAATACCATACACAAGAGATAGGGTGGTGGAGGCTTATGCTTGGGGTGTAGGATACCACTATGAGCCTCAATACTCTTATGTTCGAATGGGAATTGCCAAAATCATACTGTTTATTGGAGTTTTGGATGACACATATGATAATTATGCCACAATTAATGAAGCTCAACTTTTCACTCAAATCTTGGACAG TTGGACTACAAATGAAGTTGATCGACTCCCACAATACATGAGAATTGtttatcaattcattttaAGTGTATATGAGGAATATGAATTTGATGCAACGCAATTTGGGAAAAGGTTTGCAGCTCCTTATTTCAAAGAAATG GTGCAACGTCTTGGGAGGGCTTACAATCAAGAGTTAAAGTGGATTATGGGAAGACAATTGCCTTCATTCCAAGACTATCTTGAAAACTCTGAGATAACAAGCGTCGTTTATATCATGTTTGCTGCTATTATTCCTGGATTCAAATCTCTCACCCAAGAAACTATTGATTGGATAAGAAGTATGCCCAAACTTGCAAAACCAACTAGTAGAATCGGTCGATACTATGATGACAACGGCACTCATGAA CGTGAGAGTAAAGGAGGGCAAATGCTGACTGTGATGGATTGCTACATGCAAGAATATGGGGTGACAAGGCAAGAGGCAGTGTCTAAATTTGTTGAACTGATTGAAGAAACATGGTATGATTTAAACAAGGATTGGGTGGAGACCACGTTTGTGCCTAGAGAAATCGCCATTCAGTTTATCAACTATGCTCGAAATAGTGAAGCAAATTACAATAGAAATAGTGCAGACGGTTATAGCGATCCTCATGTTGTCAAGGAAGATGTTGTTGCTCTCTTTATTAATTCAATAGTCATTTAA